CTGTGTCATTATTGTTCCCGTTTAGTAAATCACCTGCAGATATTTCCACTCCCATCTGCACAAGTTTGGAATTGTGCTCTCATGCCAATTTGCcccatttagtaaatctggccctattTATACTAAAATCTCAATTGAAGTTACTCATAATTCAAGTGTGCAAAGAAATGAAATTAttctatttaaaataataacagtAACACAAGATGTTAAGACATTtactataaatacaaaatacatcaCATGGGACAAAATGTTACACTTTAAAAACTGtgcaaatgtttgtttgtgtcctttgaaactgcactAGATAAGGCTGGCTTTTAGCAGTTTGTTATATAAATGTCATTCAATCATTTATCTCTAACTACCATAAACGCGGCTGTTTAATGTGTTACTAGCAGATAACGCAGGGTGTGCTTGGTTTTTCCAAAGTGTGTTTTACTTACTGGGGACCACTGACTACTGTCTATTGACATGTGGTTTTATACGTTATGTTCTGCATTCTTTGGTGTATCAATTTATCCTTAACTACCAGTTTTTGGTTCTTGTCTCACCTGCTTTTAGTTTGCTTGCTTGGTGATATTTTTgcagtaaataaaacacagttTTTGCAGAATATGGAATGGAAATGGTCTTTACAATGACACAATCATTGATAGACTTGATAGAATGAAAGGCATTGATAGACATACAATAGAACAACATTACTCTACATGCAGtgcaatataaaacaaatatgctTTTTAGATAATACTGCCTACTTCCATTACATTTTATAATGATAGGTCAAAGTTTAAAGATTATGACTGGATTTTGGGAATAAATCTATAATCCATAGTCTTCAGTGTTGAGTACTTCATGCCGACATTTACATCTCTGCTTTTGCCTATGCATGTGGTACTTGAAGCTCACTGTACATTTTTCTACCAATGATGATCAGACAGCCATCTTAAACCCATCAGTCTTACAATGAAACATAGAGTCACATATGAAGTACATAACATTAATACTGTCACACCTGTTCAGAAGATCCACTTTACATGAATACAAGTTTAACATGGTCTACAttacttaaaacatttgtttgaaAGTACCTTTACTAACTGTAGTGTCTCTAGTGCATAATGTGGATCATCCATTatatcagagatcagcttcactcctaaATCTCCGAAATTATTTCCAATCAGATTCAGTtttctcaggtgtgatgggtttgatttcAGAGccgaagtcagagcaacacaaccttcatctgtgatattacaaccCCACAAACTGCAGAGAACAATGAAACATTTAGGATGGGACAACATTCAAAATTAAAAAGCAGCATTAGGGAATGATACTGTCTGTTAAATAAAATGCTCAAAATGTTGTTCATGTCAGTTCAGCAAACAAAGATTTAGGTCACACTGATTTAAAGTGCAATACAGACACCAAGACACCTTTCGAGATAACGTTTTCTGAAGGAGTATAATGCAAGAAAACAGACTGTAATAAATGTGTTTGATGTAACAAAAgccaataaatatataatttatacatATAGATGTTTATTTAACACAAAAGCTGCGTTTTACACTTTACCACTTCTTTTACCACATTTTACAGGAAACTGTGTTGTGACAAAAAATCTGTTTATTTCTAGATGTCTGTAAAGTTTGTGTACTGTAAGTTACCTTCAGGGTTCCCACTTTAAGCCAGATGTCAAATTCCATGACATTTTTCCTAACTTTCACTGACTAAAACGCTGAATTTCCTAAAATGTGTCTAAAATGTGTACGGCAGGGATTTTTGTAAGAAAAGCTCGGAAGCgagttagcattttagcacttcTGGTTCCAATGTCCCCAAGtcaaacttttctttttttaatgggtTTTTGCTTAAACACAAGATCTTGGGTTAACGCAAGCCCaaattattttcatgttttattctATGAAGATCTCAACAATTCCCAATAAACATTCATCCACAGAGTATTTTCTTATCAGggaacatgtttttattgtgtttaataAAGCTTGAAAGAGCTGTCAGAAGCTTGGGGTGATTGATGTCGAGAGGCTGTGGTGTAGTTCTCTTGTAGCCTCAAGTTAGCTTTTAATTTCTAGTAAACGATTTAGTCTTCAATATACATAAAAGTTATGTTTAGTGGTGAAGATTATCTTGGACAAAACATTGGACATAAACTAATCTAAAtatagattttatttattttttgtgataattcaaaagtctatgggaaaaatgaaaGGGCTTTCTGACAAGGGAACAAGCACTCTCTAAAATTAAGGTCAGATCGAAAAAAATGTCCCCTAATAAGGGCCAAACTTTATAATGCTGACATTACCCAAACAAACGAAATTTCCGCTAGCGAGCTAACACGTTTTTTGATAATAAGGAACATGCTGCTGAAACAGTTTGTACTGTCACTGGAATCTTGACCGTGTGCTGGACCACAGCTGTCTCGTGCGAGACTCGGAGGTCACTCGATGTCAGtgactatactttcattctgtcgtaaaaatcaaggactttgctgatgtaacatggctgcagcaggcgtagtgatattacgcacagCTAGAAAATAGTCCACTGCCATTGAAatttaccaaggggactattttggggcagtgcgtaatattactatgcctgctgcagccatgtaacagcagcaaagtccttgattattacaccagaatgagagtatagttccaagccatatctgcctagaaaattgcaacttaaaattctctgtctgtcttagtacatgatgtaactacagaagagtcaagttttaaataagaaaaatatcgaacctctttggttattttttagcaagatgctaatggactaatcagattcaatggattgtgctaaactgtgctaaaagtgctagcgccagacccggagatcagctgaatgaatttcAAAAtgataagaatcaaatgtttaactctaggggagctggaaaattagcaatattttcaaaaagagtggaatgtccctttaataaatgGAAACTACAAATTCATGATAATCCATGAAATCtgatgaaataaataaataaatacatttccatgACTTTTTATTTCTGGAATAGACCTTTTTAAATTCTATGAcattccagaaattccatgacctgtgggaaccctgtacttTGAGCGATGCCTGGAAAATGGTGTTTAGAGATCAGAGAGTTGATTTTACAGTACCTCAGTATCTCCAATTTACactcaggattcttcagtacatcagagatcaacTTCACTCCTAAATCTCCAAGATTATTCTCAGACAGATTcagttctctcaggtgtgatgggtttgatctcagagctgaagtcagagcaacacaaccttcagcTGTGATATTACATCTCCCCAACCTGTAGAAAACAACAGCACACTCGTTGCACAGTTCATGATACAAAGATCAGGACATTTCATTAAAGAATGTACCAAAAAAGTTAAAAGATCTAAGATGGCTCTTGTCCAGAGATTTTACCTcagtatctccagtttacagtgAGGATTCtccagtacatcagagatcagctttactCCTGAATCTCCAAGATTATTATCAGACAGACTCAGATCTCttaggtgtgatgggtttgatctcagagctgaagtcagagcatcACAACCTTCAACTGTAATATTACACCTccacaacctgtagagaacaatgACACCCACATCACTCTCTCCGGTCCATTTATAAAAGTCAAGTTATTTGACAAGTATGGTATCCCATActtaaaatgtgacctctgcactTAACCATTAAGTTACCTGAACAGCCATTAGGACATGACTGCCACAACTTAATTTGAGTTAATTAGTTAAAAagtgtgtcttgtcagctttacctaaaaattatttgttcagcCAACATAACATTGTTGAAGAGATTATAGTAATTGTTGTTCTGGCTCCCTCCTGCATAAGTGTAGCACCATAAAATAATTACGTGAGTAATAAGTGGTCAAGTAGCGTCAATAAACTTGTTGTGATGTATATTTTagtacaaaaacaaacaaatgaatggtttgaaataaaacaattaatttaaaaaatgttttgatgtATTTGAAGCTGTAATTAAAAGGTCTATAGTTGAATTGAATGAGTTGAATTGAGCAGCTGCACTATAGATTGGTTAATTCAGTGTTATGGAGTTATTAAATATGTGATCCTAATTAAAGGGGGTGGAGTCTATATAATggcatcatttaaatttttgtcAGCCTTTATTACACTTTTCATGTACAATTAACTTTGTTTAATTGAACTTCTTTTGTCAAATGAACTAAATTATTGTTTGTTGAGGTTTCTTATacactattttttttaagtaaatccaacattaaattttttttcaatgtacTATACCCATAAAACATCTTCAGCAAGTACTGGTCTTCTAGCTGACAAGCGAATCTCATATGATTAacacaattttaaatgtatagacgatttcagcagtaacaacataaacaaaggcTTTCGTGGAAAACATTTAATGTCCGGTAAACTCagctaaaatatatttcaattcaattttatttatatagcgcttgcACAAAagtcaattgtttcaaagcagctttacataaatagaagaagtgaaaagcacagaaaaacgacagatagcacaacaaaatacatgatagcataagcagttaaatttgctgcggctatgacacAATATTATAAGCGAACGTATTACTAAAGTatcgtctagaagaggaagctaagtaaagcccaaaaaggctgcctccccggggtaaaaaaaaccataggagaaaaaaaaaaaccggcCTTTTATCCGAGGAagttaaaaaaaagtcaaagGAGGGAAAAACACTTGGGtgaacggataaggagatttagcggagattaagcgggttctgccggtgatcgttggtcaggcatcagctgggcatcacgttgaaggacggccagtaggGCTGGGTGGTATGACGTTATATTCCGTTACCgcggaataaaatgtcagacgtaacaaATTTTTCTATTCCATCTATTCCGCGGAATGCAAATCAGTTGGCGTGGCTAACGCTGCCCTCCAgcatgttagactgagtgtgacagagaaacatgtaaaatagtttacttataaaaaaggaacgagttatttgtgtagtttttataataagtgCCAGTGAATCCACCGCGGGTCACGCAGCGAGACTCTTGTCTTGCTCGCTCTCatgctctctttctctcgcgctctctctctcctcatgCAGCAGCCGGCCGGTCTCTCGCATGCAGaggtatatacagtactgtgcaaaagtcttaggccaccatgctaccattagatgtgttgtttttgcaattgtatttTGCAAgtgattatatataattatttcttagtctctttattagaataaaaccagaaaatacaggaaactaatttctaattctaatcgaatgaatTCAGATgcgtttcgtgccaagagaggtcaaactaaatactgactgatgcctgaagaagacattttgttctgaaaattgtttttaattttgtgtacatatttcctgtattttctgtttgtatctaataaaaagagtgaaaataaatatggatggacattaaaactttgcttaaacaacaaagctggtgataaCGGCCTAAAACTTTTGCACGGTACTGTATTTGTACATACTAATACCATATACCACCAGACATGGGTTCTTACACACTGTATAAAGGATTTGTtcgttcaacttaaaaaagtaatttagcTGGTTGTCTTAAAATTTTAGAATTTTATAGACTttcaaattaaatcaaattgtttatattaaaatgcttgTGTTGTCAAAGTTTGTAGTCATTACATATAAATATGTGGTTGGGGGTTGTTGAACTTAAGTTCAGAACAAGCAATAAATCCAAGTGTGTAAACAGCTTGAGAGGCATCTTTAGTCTTACTTTAGTTTttccagtttacagtcaggattctgcAGTCCATTAGAGATCATCTTGACTCCTGAATCTCCAAGATTATCATTCCACGACAGATTCAGTTCtatcaggtgtgatgggtttgattttAGAGCTGAAGCCAAAGCAGCACAACCTTCAGCTGTAACACCACAGTGACTCATCCTGTTCAGAAAAGTAACAGTATTCAACAGTGTCCCTTACTTTATTTAGATCCAAGATCATCTGAGGAGCTCATATAATGTAAAAAcgcaatatttaaataaatgctgtGATACCATGAAGTCTTTAAATTTACTGCCTTACTTGATTTGGactattaagtttttttttattatgaatgtaaattctgatctaatttaagtctgtaaatttcGTTGTATCAATGTTGCGTGCTGGCAACTTTATGatcatatttaggagttcatcaaactaaacatcaaaactgatttttttcaaCAGGTAtacgttttaaaatgtatttaaaacagggtGGTTATATTATCAAAAGTTGAGCTACAAAACAGGAAAaccgtttctttaaatttcatAGATGGCACGAaaaatatctgcaccgaacctatatTAATGCCTCATACAGTTTTCACTCTTGTGATGTAATATTATGGTTGGGGTTTAGCTATAAATGATAGAAAATAGGTGTTTCCATacctaaagtgaatacagagattaTCAAACTCAAAGTAAGCAAGCAGGTACttctgtgcaaaataataaagggtagtgtctataaaatcattcattttagtgtttttcttgttagtttttatcatttatgtcATATATGTCTTTTTTTTGGTCTGCTTTGACGCGCTAAATCTCAAAATTAAATACGTTtatttaggtttagttatcaaaaatatttttattatatctttGTGTAATGTTCTGTACATTGTGCCtgaaaatgttatgaggaatcattaaaaaaaaaatttatacacATTGCCTttcattttaacttaaaaagatgaaatgcatcgtcagtttcgtctttgttcatcacttgaaaggcaGTTTtcgtcactttatcagaaagtttttctgtgctgcttgtgaaagacaataaaagttaccaatttgtccccctcccaacccatgcacacacacatagatgttCAACTATCGGTCAACTATAGAAAGATTCAataattctgattcgaatatgtaaatcctcaGTCGGGGACACCTCTAACTAACAGTAACAGCTCAAGAAAATGGATTTAATTTTTAGAGTGTGATGACTGTTTTCAAAGATACTTACTGTGCTGATGTGGATTCTTTAATAACAGGTAGAAGTTTCTGAAGAACTTCATCTGCTGTGTTTAGTGCTCCAACAAATTTATTCAGATAAAAGACATCAATCTTCTGCTCTGAGGTTAGCAACATAAACACTAAAGCTGACCACTGTGAGTAAGAGAGGGGAGAATCTCCTACTGTCCTAGATTTCAGATATTGTTGGATTTCCTCCACTAGTGAATGATCACCCAGTTCATTCAGACAGTGAAACAGATTGATGGATATCTCTGGTGAAGGATTCTTCTCACTGATCTTCTGTTTGATGTATTTGATTGCTTCCATTTTCTTTTGAGAGCTGTTTTTTGATGGTATTAGTAGACCTTTTAAAAGTGCCTGATTTGACTCAACTGACAGGCCCATAAGGAAACGGAGGAAAAGATCCAgatgtttattttcataccgtaaAGCTTCATCCACAGCTCCCTGCAGGTCAGATACAACATTCAGCTTAGACAATACTGGTCGGTCAAACAGACTAGACCACAGTGTGCGTTCGTTCATAAATTGAAGGTGCACATAAAGAGCTGCTAGATGTTCCTGAATGCTGAGATGAACAAAGCAGTAAACTTGTCCCTGATACAAACCAAACTTCTCTTTAAAGATTTGAGTACACAATCCTGAGTACACTGATGCTTCTGATACATCAATGCCACACTCTCTCAAGTCTTCATCATAGAAGATCAGATTGCCTTTCATAAGCTGCTCAAAAGCCAGTTTACCCAGTTTGAAGATAATTTCTTTGTCCATGTCATCTTGCTGAGAATACTTCTCGCGTTTGATGTCTGTCTGAATAATCAagaagtgtgtgtacatttgtgtgagagtcttggggatctctcttctctctgcttcactcaacattctctctagaacagtgactgaaatccagcagaagactgggatgtgacacatgatgtagagactcctggatgacttcaggtgtgagatgatttgatcagacagactcttatcactgattctcttcctgaagtattcctccttctgtggatcactgaagcctcgtacctctgtgactcgatcaacacactcagaggggatgagatcagctgctgctggtctggaggtgatccagatgagagcagaaggaaacagattccccttgatgaggtttgtcagcatcacgtccactgaggttgattcatttacatcacacaacctcacactgctgtgaaaatccagagacagacgacactcatccaaaccatcaaagatgaacaacactttatatttatcactgaagatttccatttcttttgtctctgggaagaaaagatgaagaagatctaaaagactgagtgttttgtccttcatcaaattgatctctctgaaaggaagtggaaatatgaggtggacgtcctgattctctttctcttcagcccagtccagaatgaacttctgtacagagactgtttttccaatgccagcgactccctttgtcagcacacttctgatgtgtttgtgttgttcaggtaaaggtttaaagatgtcattacatttgattggtgtctcctctgttgttgttcttctggattgtgtctcaatctgtctcacCTCATGTTCATTACTGATCTCTCCACTTTCACTCTCTGTGATGTTTAGCTCTGTGTAGATCTCATTCAGTAGTGTTGGGTTTCTTTGATTTAATGCTCCCTCATAAAAACACAGAAACTTCCTTCTCAGATTTGATTTAAATGTGTCAAAGACTTCAGTAGGTTTATGTTCATGTctgtaaaattaaaataacatgTATGGTTAAAATGGTATAGCAACTGCATGTAAATGAAGAGAgataaatgttgtgttttacCTGATATTTGGACCTATTTGTACTCTAAACTGCTCTTCCAACAGGAGAATTCTGGgcataaaaagcaaaaacatacatgattacatactgtatatgaatgcacacatacatatacaattCTTGAATATTCAAAAAAATCTGTGCACatattaaaaaacttaaaaatggcCAAACATCTTACACAAAACTATAAATCACACCTTAGATGGTCAGGTGGCAGTTACAGGGTTATAAAGTATATGACAAATAAAGTACTACTGTTAGTACATATGTGCAGTCTAAATAAGTCAGAAAGCACACAGTCTAATTTTGAGCTACAGGCAAAAGAAAGTATACATTTCTGATTTTGGTCAGAAAACAATCTTCCTCAAACTGACTCACAAATCCGACCAGTGCACAGACGATATATTCACAAATATGCAGAAATGCAGaattaccagtgattttaaggtatggatgcagtgattttgttttttaaccttcaatatgtatatatatgaaatTTGCTCATTCCGACTCAATTTGTCAGCACAGGTCACATATGTGTGAAACTCAACCTGCTGTTACTGTTTTCATCTTTAAAACGCAGAGGCTGATCCATAGATCCTTCACTCCTCATGGATACACAGCTATGCTCTGTTGAATCCGTTCTATCCAGCAGAACTAAACTGCAACAGAGAAAACGTCTTCCAATGAAtcagtttttatatattattaggAAAACACATGCAACCTTTTGGGCAAGAGTTTGGTTTCCAAATGATATCTCAgttttaaaatttttcaaaaaccttgtttttttggttgtgcattccaattaatatcaaactgccgttggtttgttttgatttactGTAAGCCttcataacaaaaaatacagctaagtagcacaataaaacacactaaaaacatgattacataataataaacatgttttgacaaaaaaagtaaaaacagagttatctcgttttggaaccaaactcttcatttgtaacaatagccaacaatacatttcttttatgccaaaataaTTAGGATACTAAATAAAGATTATAAGTAAATTTCTTAcagtaaatatatacaaaatgtatttatcattagtaatatgtctTGCCAAGGACTTTAAAGggcaattttctcaaattttgatttttttgcactctcagattccagatttacATAGTTGCATTTCGGCAAAATACTGCCGTGTCCTAATAAATAGCACTGCCGTGTCAAAAAACTGTTTCAGTCTGCgaggaactgtaacaatgtttGTCATGCAATATTAACTCCTCGTTGCATAGttttaatatgcttttattAAACTACGTCAAGAACAA
This sequence is a window from Misgurnus anguillicaudatus chromosome 24, ASM2758022v2, whole genome shotgun sequence. Protein-coding genes within it:
- the LOC141361498 gene encoding protein NLRC3-like; this translates as MDKTSGDDSCQVMDKTSCEDSCQVCRKRQERHKWREKQSDSSKFSCVTTKSDCSMDQPLRFNDENIDHSSVLRGITDLPELSCVSLKSDNSMDQPLRFKDESSVLLKRSSLPDPSCVSMRSEYSMDQPVRFKDENTNRSLVLLDRTDSTEHSCVSMRSEGSMDQPLRFKDENSNSRILLLEEQFRVQIGPNIRHEHKPTEVFDTFKSNLRRKFLCFYEGALNQRNPTLLNEIYTELNITESESGEISNEHEVRQIETQSRRTTTEETPIKCNDIFKPLPEQHKHIRSVLTKGVAGIGKTVSVQKFILDWAEEKENQDVHLIFPLPFREINLMKDKTLSLLDLLHLFFPETKEMEIFSDKYKVLFIFDGLDECRLSLDFHSSVRLCDVNESTSVDVMLTNLIKGNLFPSALIWITSRPAAADLIPSECVDRVTEVRGFSDPQKEEYFRKRISDKSLSDQIISHLKSSRSLYIMCHIPVFCWISVTVLERMLSEAERREIPKTLTQMYTHFLIIQTDIKREKYSQQDDMDKEIIFKLGKLAFEQLMKGNLIFYDEDLRECGIDVSEASVYSGLCTQIFKEKFGLYQGQVYCFVHLSIQEHLAALYVHLQFMNERTLWSSLFDRPVLSKLNVVSDLQGAVDEALRYENKHLDLFLRFLMGLSVESNQALLKGLLIPSKNSSQKKMEAIKYIKQKISEKNPSPEISINLFHCLNELGDHSLVEEIQQYLKSRTVGDSPLSYSQWSALVFMLLTSEQKIDVFYLNKFVGALNTADEVLQKLLPVIKESTSAQMSHCGVTAEGCAALASALKSNPSHLIELNLSWNDNLGDSGVKMISNGLQNPDCKLEKLKLWRCNITVEGCDALTSALRSNPSHLRDLSLSDNNLGDSGVKLISDVLENPHCKLEILRLGRCNITAEGCVALTSALRSNPSHLRELNLSENNLGDLGVKLISDVLKNPECKLEILSLWGCNITDEGCVALTSALKSNPSHLRKLNLIGNNFGDLGVKLISDIMDDPHYALETLQLVKVLSNKCFK